The Deinococcus sp. KNUC1210 genomic interval GCTGTGAGCGGTCAGGCAGCGCCCCTCGGCCCTTGCCCCGTTGACGATCAACACACTTGCTGAGCTGTCACAAATAACAGCAGGCGTCGGAGTCTCCCGCGGCGGGGAGGTGCAGGATGGCGCCTATCCAAACCGATCTGGGGGTGCTGACCAACCGGTTGGCCGGATTGACGAACGAAGTGGTCGCGGCTTCGCTAACGACCAGCGCGGCGATACCAACTGCCGCGTGGTCTACGGAACTCCTAAGCGGCCCGATGAACCGCCCGCCCGCGTTTGGGACGAGTAGGGTGGCGTGCATGAACGGTCAGCGGCTGCGCGGGTCGATCGCGTCGCGCAGGCTGTCACCGATCAGGTTCCAGGCGAGGCTAAAAAAGATGATGGTCAAGCCGGGATAGAGGAAGGTGTACCAGTAGTGCGGCTGGGTGATCCAGTTGCGCGCAAGGTTGATCAGCTGCCCCCAGTCGGGAAAACCAGCGGGTGCGCCTACACCGATGAACGAAAGTGCCGCAAAGGTCACCACGATCGAGCCGATGTCGTTGCTGACGACCACCAGCAGGTTACTCACACTGTTGGGCAGGACATGCCGCAGGATGATCAGCAGGTTTCCGGCACCCAGGCCACGGGCGGCTTCGACATATTCCAGGCGTTTGATCTTGAGGATCTCTCCGCGAATCAACCGGGCATACGTGGCCCAGTTCACAGCGGCGAACGCCAGGATGAGCACCGTGAGCTGCCGACCGAAGACGGTCACCAGCACGATCAGCAGTAGCAGCGCCGGAAAGGCGAAGATGATGTCGGTAAAGCGCATCATCAGCCCGTCGAGCCAGCCACCGAAATACCCGGCCACCGTCCCAACGCTCAGGCCGACCAGCAGGCTGAGCAACACAATCACGATCGAGATGATGAACGCGGTGCGTGCGCCCCACACCACGCCAAACCGGATGTCATAGCCGTTTTCCGACAGTCCCATCGGGTGCTGGACGCTGGGGTCAGTCGGTTCGGCTGAGAAGCCCTGCTGGGCCATCTGTGCTGGAATGCCCAGCACGAAGGTACTGCCCCGCTGATCAGCTGGGATCGGTGCGATCAGCGGAGCAAATACCGCGACCACTGCGAATACCACCGCCAGGAACAGGCCGAACACCCCGAGCGGGTTGCGGGCGAACTTTCTCCAGACCTTCATCCGTCGAACCTCACACGCGGGTCGATCACACCGTACAGCACGTCGACCACCGTGTTGGTGATGACCGTCAGGCTGGCGATCACCAGCGTGTAGCCGATCACGCCGTTGACGTCCAGCAGCGTGGCACCGCGCGCCGACCACGCGCCGATGCCGGGGTAGTTGAAGACGGTCTCAGTGATCGTCACGCCGCCCAGCAGCGCCACGAACAGCAGTCCGATCAGCGTCACCACTGGAATCAGGACGTTACGCAGGGCGTGCCGGGTGATCACACGGCGTTCGGTCAGGCCCTTGCTGCGCGCAGTTCGGACGTAATCCTGCTGCATCTGCTCGATCATGCTGCCGCGGGTCACGCGCACCAGCTGCGCGCTGGAGATCAGCGTCAGGATGAACACCGGCAGTACCATATGCCGCAGCAGATCTGTCACCACCGTCCAGTTGCCCTGGCCGAGCGAGCGGAACAGCAGAAAGCCGTCCACCGAGGGCAGCGAGTAGCTGAGGCTGTCGCTGATCCGCCCAGGAGGAAACAACTGCAGATTGCCGTAGAGCCAGGCCAGCAGGAAGATCCCGAGGACGAAACTCGGCAGGGCCGAGCCGACGATGGCGATCAGCCGGGCCAGCTGATCCGGCCAGCGGTTGCGGTACACGCCAGCGAAAATTCCCAGAAGCACACCGAACGACACGATCGGGATGATCGCCACTGTGACCAGCTCGATGGTGGCCGGGAAATACTGCGCCAGCGCCTGAACCACCGACTCGCGCGCACTGGTCGAGTAGCCCAGATTGCCGCGCAGCAC includes:
- a CDS encoding ABC transporter permease, which produces MLTFIVKRLLQLPITLLAISMLVFALTQALPADQRATAYITNEKQLNQIPAIIQTYHLNENVLKQYGVWIAKVLRGNLGYSTSARESVVQALAQYFPATIELVTVAIIPIVSFGVLLGIFAGVYRNRWPDQLARLIAIVGSALPSFVLGIFLLAWLYGNLQLFPPGRISDSLSYSLPSVDGFLLFRSLGQGNWTVVTDLLRHMVLPVFILTLISSAQLVRVTRGSMIEQMQQDYVRTARSKGLTERRVITRHALRNVLIPVVTLIGLLFVALLGGVTITETVFNYPGIGAWSARGATLLDVNGVIGYTLVIASLTVITNTVVDVLYGVIDPRVRFDG
- a CDS encoding ABC transporter permease encodes the protein MKVWRKFARNPLGVFGLFLAVVFAVVAVFAPLIAPIPADQRGSTFVLGIPAQMAQQGFSAEPTDPSVQHPMGLSENGYDIRFGVVWGARTAFIISIVIVLLSLLVGLSVGTVAGYFGGWLDGLMMRFTDIIFAFPALLLLIVLVTVFGRQLTVLILAFAAVNWATYARLIRGEILKIKRLEYVEAARGLGAGNLLIILRHVLPNSVSNLLVVVSNDIGSIVVTFAALSFIGVGAPAGFPDWGQLINLARNWITQPHYWYTFLYPGLTIIFFSLAWNLIGDSLRDAIDPRSR